One Symphalangus syndactylus isolate Jambi chromosome 10, NHGRI_mSymSyn1-v2.1_pri, whole genome shotgun sequence genomic region harbors:
- the DAZAP2 gene encoding DAZ-associated protein 2 isoform X1 gives MNSKGQYPTQPTYPVQPPGNPVYPQTLHLPQAPPYTDAPPAYSELYRPSFVHPGAATVPTMSAAFPGASLYLPMPQSVAVGPLGSTIPMAYYPVGPIYPPASTSWMPSQCCSACSHAGSQRPRNSAEGELLHGWFRWWLHHLVRNQGHLCAGKDITYLQHFSQCNCFSHINLKLQFRHMLLGCLSGAQTFRHFSNLIRNHVMVAVPP, from the exons ATGAACAGCAAAG gTCAATATCCAACACAGCCAACCTACCCTGTGCAGCCTCCTGGGAATCCCGTATACCCTCAGACCTTGCATCTTCCTCAGGCTCCACCCTATACTGATGCTCCACCTGCCTACTCAGAG CTCTATCGTCCGAGCTTTGTGCACCCAGGGGCTGCCACAGTCCCCACCATGTCAGCCGCATTTCCTGGAGCCTCTCTGTATCTTCCCATGCCCCAGTCTGTAGCTGTTGGGCCTTTAGGTTCCACAATCCCCATGGCTTATTATCCAGTCGGTCCCATCTATCCACCTG cctccacctcctggatgcCCTCCCAATGCTGCTCAGCTTGCAGTCATGCAGGGAGCCAACGTCCTCGTAACTCAGCGGAAGGGGAACTTCTTCATGGGTGGTTCAGATGGTGGCTACACCATCTGGTGAGGAACCAAGGCCACCTTTGTGCCGGGAAAGACATCACATACCTTCAGCACTTCTCACAATGTAACTGCTTTAGTCATATTAACCTGAAGTTGCAGTTTAGACACATGTTGTTGGGGTGTCTTTCTGGTGCCCAAACTTTCAGGCACTTTTCAAATTTAATAAGGAACCATGTAATGGTAGCAGTACCTCCCTAA
- the DAZAP2 gene encoding DAZ-associated protein 2 isoform X3, translating into MNSKGQYPTQPTYPVQPPGNPVYPQTLHLPQAPPYTDAPPAYSELYRPSFVHPGAATVPTMSAAFPGASLYLPMPQSVAVGPLGSTIPMAYYPVGPIYPPGSTVLVEGGYDAGARFGAGATAGNIPPPPPGCPPNAAQLAVMQGANVLVTQRKGNFFMGGSDGGYTIW; encoded by the exons ATGAACAGCAAAG gTCAATATCCAACACAGCCAACCTACCCTGTGCAGCCTCCTGGGAATCCCGTATACCCTCAGACCTTGCATCTTCCTCAGGCTCCACCCTATACTGATGCTCCACCTGCCTACTCAGAG CTCTATCGTCCGAGCTTTGTGCACCCAGGGGCTGCCACAGTCCCCACCATGTCAGCCGCATTTCCTGGAGCCTCTCTGTATCTTCCCATGCCCCAGTCTGTAGCTGTTGGGCCTTTAGGTTCCACAATCCCCATGGCTTATTATCCAGTCGGTCCCATCTATCCACCTGGCTCCACAGTGCTGGTGGAAGGAGGGTATGATGCAGGTGCCAGATTTGGAGCTGGGGCTACTGCTGGCAACATTCCT cctccacctcctggatgcCCTCCCAATGCTGCTCAGCTTGCAGTCATGCAGGGAGCCAACGTCCTCGTAACTCAGCGGAAGGGGAACTTCTTCATGGGTGGTTCAGATGGTGGCTACACCATCTGGTGA
- the DAZAP2 gene encoding DAZ-associated protein 2 isoform X2: MNSKGKDRGWQRPSGGVLLSQSQYPTQPTYPVQPPGNPVYPQTLHLPQAPPYTDAPPAYSELYRPSFVHPGAATVPTMSAAFPGASLYLPMPQSVAVGPLGSTIPMAYYPVGPIYPPGSTVLVEGGYDAGARFGAGATAGNIPPPPPGCPPNAAQLAVMQGANVLVTQRKGNFFMGGSDGGYTIW; the protein is encoded by the exons ATGAACAGCAAAGGCAAGGACCGAGGGTGGCAGAGGCCGTCGGGGGGAGTACTGCTGTCCCAGA gTCAATATCCAACACAGCCAACCTACCCTGTGCAGCCTCCTGGGAATCCCGTATACCCTCAGACCTTGCATCTTCCTCAGGCTCCACCCTATACTGATGCTCCACCTGCCTACTCAGAG CTCTATCGTCCGAGCTTTGTGCACCCAGGGGCTGCCACAGTCCCCACCATGTCAGCCGCATTTCCTGGAGCCTCTCTGTATCTTCCCATGCCCCAGTCTGTAGCTGTTGGGCCTTTAGGTTCCACAATCCCCATGGCTTATTATCCAGTCGGTCCCATCTATCCACCTGGCTCCACAGTGCTGGTGGAAGGAGGGTATGATGCAGGTGCCAGATTTGGAGCTGGGGCTACTGCTGGCAACATTCCT cctccacctcctggatgcCCTCCCAATGCTGCTCAGCTTGCAGTCATGCAGGGAGCCAACGTCCTCGTAACTCAGCGGAAGGGGAACTTCTTCATGGGTGGTTCAGATGGTGGCTACACCATCTGGTGA
- the DAZAP2 gene encoding DAZ-associated protein 2 isoform X4, with protein MNSKGQYPTQPTYPVQPPGNPVYPQTLHLPQAPPYTDAPPAYSELYRPSFVHPGAATVPTMSAAIPMAYYPVGPIYPPGSTVLVEGGYDAGARFGAGATAGNIPPPPPGCPPNAAQLAVMQGANVLVTQRKGNFFMGGSDGGYTIW; from the exons ATGAACAGCAAAG gTCAATATCCAACACAGCCAACCTACCCTGTGCAGCCTCCTGGGAATCCCGTATACCCTCAGACCTTGCATCTTCCTCAGGCTCCACCCTATACTGATGCTCCACCTGCCTACTCAGAG CTCTATCGTCCGAGCTTTGTGCACCCAGGGGCTGCCACAGTCCCCACCATGTCAGCCGC AATCCCCATGGCTTATTATCCAGTCGGTCCCATCTATCCACCTGGCTCCACAGTGCTGGTGGAAGGAGGGTATGATGCAGGTGCCAGATTTGGAGCTGGGGCTACTGCTGGCAACATTCCT cctccacctcctggatgcCCTCCCAATGCTGCTCAGCTTGCAGTCATGCAGGGAGCCAACGTCCTCGTAACTCAGCGGAAGGGGAACTTCTTCATGGGTGGTTCAGATGGTGGCTACACCATCTGGTGA
- the DAZAP2 gene encoding DAZ-associated protein 2 isoform X6 has protein sequence MNSKGQYPTQPTYPVQPPGNPVYPQTLHLPQAPPYTDAPPAYSEPPPPGCPPNAAQLAVMQGANVLVTQRKGNFFMGGSDGGYTIW, from the exons ATGAACAGCAAAG gTCAATATCCAACACAGCCAACCTACCCTGTGCAGCCTCCTGGGAATCCCGTATACCCTCAGACCTTGCATCTTCCTCAGGCTCCACCCTATACTGATGCTCCACCTGCCTACTCAGAG cctccacctcctggatgcCCTCCCAATGCTGCTCAGCTTGCAGTCATGCAGGGAGCCAACGTCCTCGTAACTCAGCGGAAGGGGAACTTCTTCATGGGTGGTTCAGATGGTGGCTACACCATCTGGTGA
- the DAZAP2 gene encoding DAZ-associated protein 2 isoform X5 gives MNSKGQYPTQPTYPVQPPGNPVYPQTLHLPQAPPYTDAPPAYSESVAVGPLGSTIPMAYYPVGPIYPPGSTVLVEGGYDAGARFGAGATAGNIPPPPPGCPPNAAQLAVMQGANVLVTQRKGNFFMGGSDGGYTIW, from the exons ATGAACAGCAAAG gTCAATATCCAACACAGCCAACCTACCCTGTGCAGCCTCCTGGGAATCCCGTATACCCTCAGACCTTGCATCTTCCTCAGGCTCCACCCTATACTGATGCTCCACCTGCCTACTCAGAG TCTGTAGCTGTTGGGCCTTTAGGTTCCACAATCCCCATGGCTTATTATCCAGTCGGTCCCATCTATCCACCTGGCTCCACAGTGCTGGTGGAAGGAGGGTATGATGCAGGTGCCAGATTTGGAGCTGGGGCTACTGCTGGCAACATTCCT cctccacctcctggatgcCCTCCCAATGCTGCTCAGCTTGCAGTCATGCAGGGAGCCAACGTCCTCGTAACTCAGCGGAAGGGGAACTTCTTCATGGGTGGTTCAGATGGTGGCTACACCATCTGGTGA